A single Pseudoxanthomonas sp. DNA region contains:
- a CDS encoding MFS transporter, which translates to MDSTKTQSTAPASLWSGRGLVLLGIVLSAFNLRTAVTSLTPLLDLLGETFGFGATMTGVFGMLPTAAFALFGVATPALAHRIGLERTALLAMLLAMLGLLLRSAAGDTTALMAASLTALAGMGIGNIVLPPLVKRYFADRVGTVSTLYITVLQAGTILPALVAVPVMEAAGWRISLGLWAVFAAASAVPWCVLLWRERRHTTTLARVHDAAVTVDDEAPELAAPRPTGRAWRSPVAWGMALMFGMTSLVTYSMFTWLPKLLVEAGGTPALGGTMVALFSALGLVASLTMPQIAVRMRNPFIVVLVCAGFYAAAFAGLLLAPMAAPALWVALLGLGPSTFPLSLTMINLRTRTPEGSAALSGFMQGVGYSLSCAGPLAFGLLHDYTHGWTLPMAFLGACIVVLVIGGYLACKPRYLEDSWH; encoded by the coding sequence ATGGATTCCACCAAGACTCAATCGACCGCGCCAGCCTCCCTCTGGTCCGGCCGCGGCCTGGTGCTGCTCGGCATCGTGCTGTCCGCGTTCAACCTGCGCACGGCGGTGACCTCGCTCACGCCGCTGCTCGACTTGCTGGGCGAGACGTTCGGGTTCGGGGCGACGATGACCGGCGTGTTCGGCATGCTGCCGACCGCCGCGTTCGCGTTGTTCGGCGTGGCCACGCCCGCGCTGGCCCACCGCATCGGGCTGGAACGGACGGCGCTGCTGGCGATGCTGCTGGCGATGCTGGGCCTGTTGCTGCGGAGTGCGGCAGGGGACACGACGGCGCTGATGGCAGCCTCGCTGACCGCGCTGGCCGGCATGGGCATCGGCAACATCGTGCTGCCGCCGCTGGTGAAGCGCTACTTCGCCGATCGCGTCGGCACGGTCAGCACGCTGTACATCACCGTGCTGCAGGCGGGCACCATCCTGCCGGCGCTGGTCGCGGTGCCGGTGATGGAAGCCGCCGGCTGGCGCATCTCGCTGGGCCTGTGGGCGGTGTTCGCGGCGGCGTCGGCGGTGCCGTGGTGCGTGCTGCTGTGGCGGGAGCGGCGGCACACGACGACGCTCGCGCGCGTGCATGACGCCGCGGTCACCGTCGACGACGAAGCGCCTGAACTGGCCGCACCGCGTCCCACCGGCCGCGCCTGGCGCTCGCCGGTGGCGTGGGGCATGGCGCTGATGTTCGGCATGACCTCGCTGGTGACGTATTCCATGTTCACCTGGCTGCCGAAGCTGCTGGTCGAAGCCGGTGGCACGCCGGCGCTCGGCGGCACGATGGTGGCGTTGTTCTCCGCGCTGGGGCTGGTGGCGTCGCTGACCATGCCGCAGATCGCGGTGCGCATGCGCAATCCTTTCATCGTGGTGCTGGTCTGCGCGGGCTTCTATGCGGCCGCATTCGCCGGCCTGCTGCTGGCGCCGATGGCCGCGCCCGCGCTGTGGGTCGCGCTGCTCGGCCTCGGGCCCAGCACGTTCCCGCTGTCGCTGACGATGATCAACCTGCGCACGCGCACGCCGGAGGGTTCGGCGGCGCTGTCCGGTTTCATGCAGGGCGTGGGCTACTCGCTGTCCTGCGCCGGTCCGCTCGCCTTCGGCCTGCTGCACGACTACACCCACGGCTGGACGCTGCCGATGGCGTTCCTGGGTGCGTGCATCGTGGTGCTGGTGATCGGCGGCTACCTGGCGTGCAAGCCGAGGTATCTGGAAGATAGCTGGCATTAG